The segment TCAGAAAGTTAACTGCCCCCCATCGCTTCACGCTCGCCAGAGCACGCCAACGTCCGCTGAGTCTTTGTTGGACGATGCGTACTATCAGTAAAGCTGCTACGTTATAAAGAATAACTTTCTATCTCTATTGACCATTACTCGTCTAAAGAAAGGAGAGAGTCTTGATTGGGGCCCTCTTTGGTGTCGCGGTGGGTGTACTTACGATAGTCTTTGCCGTGATGATACGCGGACAACGTTGGCTGTACTCGTTAGGCCTACTCACTCTCCCAAGCTTGTATGCATTCTTTGCTCTACGCGTCGGTGATCCGGCGGTGGGATTCACAGAAATGATCTATGGTGTTCCGTTTATCGTAGTTGGGTTAGTCTTCGCATTGATAAGCGTCCGTTATTCGGCAATAGTGGTCGGCGCATGCTGGAAATTTCACGGGCTGTATGACTTGACGCATAGTCAATTTTTAACAAACATTGGCGTTCCTGGTTGGTATCCCGTTTTCTGTTTCTCGGTTGATGTTGTTATCGGCGCATATCTATTATGGCTGTCGCGTAGAATCCCCAATGCAAATCTTCGCCAAGCATAAGCGCCCTTTTACCATACTCAGCAATCGGCTGGAGTATTCAGGTTCTTGAAGACGACACAAGACTGGGGGAAAAAGTTACGTTTGTAGGTATTGGCAGTATCGGGTAGTGTCACCTTTGACTTAGTGGCGCGCTTTGGAGGATGAATCTGGGCACTGGGAGTTGCAGTTGCAACTTACATGACGACTCCATTCGGCCACCACCCGCTATCTGTTTAACGCTCGATTCCGTTATGGGCTAGTACCTAACGACTGTTTTGCGACACATCTTGGTGGTAGACCTCCTTCACAAGGAAGAAAACACAGATGGCCTGGTGGGCAGTAGCATGGACTATCGGGCACAACCTCGCAGGCTGGATTAGATTCGCAGGCCTTCAACGTACGATTGAATTCATCATATGTTGTAGTCAGAATCATTGGGCACGCTTCACTCGCCCCAGTTTTGTTTTCACCTGTTAGGATTTGCAAAAAAGATTGCGAACAGCCCGCCACAAAAAATGAACATAACGCGAGGATGACTGGAATTGCTACATTCATCGAGATTATTAGAATCAAGTGCCCAGATCCATCCTCTCAGATGCTTACAAGTCTTGTAAATAATCAAATAGTTATAGATGTGGCGCGCCCTGAAGGATTCGAACCGCCGACCGCTTGGTTCGTGGTGTGGCTGTTTTGAATATGACGCCGGATTCAGAATCCGGGGACGGATTGTGAAATCCGTCCCCTCTTGCAGCGGTCAGTAGCGACCGCGGACCTTGGAGACGTAGTTGACGAGTTCCTGGCTTTCCTGGTTCATGCGCATCAGGTTGGCGTGGGTGATGCGGAACAGCGCGCGCATGACGCCGTAGACGATGTGCGGGTGCTTGTCGAGCAGGGATTCGAAGGCATCGGGCTTCATGCTGTAGACGATGGCGGGGCCGACCGCGCGCAGGGTGGCCTTGCGCGGCGTACGATCAACGAAGGCGCGGGTGCCGGCGACCTCGCCGACCTTCATGGTGTAGACCACGATCTCCTGCCCCAGCACGTTGCCCGTCACGGCGAGCCGGCCGTCGATCAGGATGAACAGGGTGTTGTCCGCCTGGCCTTCGGCGACGAGGCGCTCGCCGTCCTGCAGCTGGCGGGCCTGCATGATCCCGGCCAGGATCTGGCACTCCTGATCGCTGAGATCCTCTCCGACCGCCGAGGCGCGGAGTCGCTTGGCATCAACCTTTTCGCTCATATGGATCGTTTCCCCTCAAAGACAGAGTCAGGTAGTGGGGATTTTAATCCATGTGGGACGGCAATACTAATGATGTCCTCGGGGACAGATTTATAAATCTGTCCCCATTAAGGCCGTCCCCATTAAAGGCCTCAGCGGCCGAAGACGGCGCCGATGCCGATATGGAACTGCGGATCGTTGCGCTGGCTGTCCTTCGGCCACAGGCGCAGGCCGTCGGGACGGATGACGGGATAGACGTAGCTCGCGTCGCCGATCTGCCCCTCGCGGGTCCCGGTCAGGGAGCCGCCGACGGTCAACAGGCGCCCGGGGGCGTAATCCAGGGTTTCCAGATAGCGCTCGTCGGTCACGAGGAAGCGCCCGCCCGGCGTGCGGTCGGTGTCGG is part of the Gammaproteobacteria bacterium genome and harbors:
- a CDS encoding cyclic nucleotide-binding domain-containing protein, whose amino-acid sequence is MSEKVDAKRLRASAVGEDLSDQECQILAGIMQARQLQDGERLVAEGQADNTLFILIDGRLAVTGNVLGQEIVVYTMKVGEVAGTRAFVDRTPRKATLRAVGPAIVYSMKPDAFESLLDKHPHIVYGVMRALFRITHANLMRMNQESQELVNYVSKVRGRY
- a CDS encoding Slp family lipoprotein; translated protein: MHPLTLPMLAATLLGLAACATTQRFDTARYDAKTNPAEVTENPEFYTDAAFLWGGVIVNSVNTQNGTQIEVLAYPLDSSQQPDTDRTPGGRFLVTDERYLETLDYAPGRLLTVGGSLTGTREGQIGDASYVYPVIRPDGLRLWPKDSQRNDPQFHIGIGAVFGR